One stretch of Centroberyx gerrardi isolate f3 chromosome 13, fCenGer3.hap1.cur.20231027, whole genome shotgun sequence DNA includes these proteins:
- the cbarpa gene encoding voltage-dependent calcium channel beta subunit-associated regulatory protein → MSNDLPVLTSLTENSTDVPVSAGRVENYVLLLVLLCVFAGGTLVLLSLLLLFCHRCCMGGRRYSRASDDPEKTNTTYVDDSQPTQEITIRLDESDALSASSCHDGESERFVSTGSTGRRVSFNESALYEQERKTQDKGRRYTLTEGDFHHLKKARLTHLHLAPAPSALKILTIMECDSTESSTININEMPAPKLPLAIYQPPERGLPAEPLDWMGQSLSGGLPGDPHHSIVLDQSPRQAPSAMKTQHTRSQTMEAIGDRGEAERERGMRGERELSPAPGQTSVLHFFSKLRRHASLEGAGPYFRKWKFDSSHRAASLDAKGSPKRRPFQRQRAASETTDHTEDDSSPLRDDVIQPFPLSPVQTGGLQSLSAGSLSHPTTPPSPSAFLSRLEVEAMVEVDGSSSTRRERSPTDDRYAQRQEEAEGTGEETETKMEPKLGAVTRAEVGDDEVEEDDLFEVQEEAAIQEPSENIFKKSEVAEAKPNRLTSEVKKEEEMGVDEGDDVVLGAEARPRADSASSLSFMVRQESCEAPPSLYRDIWSLRASLEQYASSDQSSTDRESIRSDADSISSLGGAGARSGLDSCLSQDLDDEPEGEGESETLEGGARRASGGDSDMGSGTGGESEAGSRKLLQMDSGYASIEAPSRAPEDLRLFGAPGGPRGKTASERRLFFTSSGRKGSVCESIEAKLFQEELEDEMADSTETEKPLESGQLQSQPTSPLLSPLPQPSPPHRPRLRRRDYSIDEKTDALFNEFLRHDPRFDQQDSPLRSRHRSRVHLRKQWQRHKQYSDPGSGAGGRYSPSLERQRFIPLRRGDSAGYPLDTRYHSTLSRIASAADEEASEVAACEEATDDGMESKDPSNERVAGEDTESAAKSASEDTDGSKDGSKCAESTTEGHDSANKDTGREPASLSSTSSTSSTAQASCMDPRVDNRNNNSSQAILSDVSSSSIRPSLTHSAHVTLPDASKKSTDPPSLPPHPILRAQSSLTDKLAASVEERLYTGLRSVEQRLGPGGTERVVTVSHAASPGHSPV, encoded by the exons GACGTGCCTGTGTCGGCGGGCCGGGTGGAGAActatgtgctgctgctggtgctgctgtgtgtttttgccgGCGGGACGCTGGTCCtgctctccctgctgctgctcttctgcCATCGCTGCTGCATGGGTGGACGGCGCTACTCCAG AGCGAGTGATGACCCTGAAAAGACGAATACCACTTATGTTGACGATTCTCAGCCCACTCAAG AGATCACCATCCGTCTGGATGAATCAGACGCTCTCTCTGCATCAAGCTGCCATGATGGAGAGTCAGAACGGTTCGTCTCCACCGGCTCTACCGGCCGCCGCGTCTCCTTCAATGAATCTGCACTTTACgaacaggagaggaagactCAGGACAAAGGGCGCAG gtACACACTGACCGAAGGAGACTTCCACCACCTGAAAAAGGCCCGGCTGACCCACCTTCACCTGGCTCCAGCCCCCTCTGCCCTGAAGATCCTCACCATCATGGAGTGCGATTCAACAGAGAGCAGCACCATCAACATCAATGAGATGCCAGCACCCAAACTGCCCCTCGCCATCTACCAG CCCCCGGAGAGAGGTTTGCCCGCTGAGCCTCTGGACTGGATGGGCCAGAGCCTCAGTGGCGGCCTGCCAGGAGACCCACACCACTCCATCGTCCTGGACCAGAGCCCCAGACAGGCCCCATCAGCCAtgaaaacacagcacacacgcTCCCAGACA ATGGAGGCTATTGGGGAcaggggagaggcagagagggaaagggggatgagaggagagagagagttgtctcCAGCTCCGGGCCAGACCTCCGTTCTACACTTCTTCTCTAAACTGCGGCGCCACGCCAGTCTGGAGGGAGCGGGACCTTACTTCAGGAAGTGGAAGTTTGACAGCAGCCATCGGGCTGCCAGCCTGGATGCCAAAG GATCCCCTAAGAGGAGGCCattccagagacagagagcagccaGTGAAACTACCGACCACACGGAGGACGACTCTTCCCCTCTCAGAGATGACGTCATTCAGCCGTTCCCACTCTCTCCCGTCCAGACCGGCGGCCTCCAGTCCCTCTCTGCAGGCTCTTTGTCACACCCCACCACTCCACCCTCACCCTCAGCCTTCCTCAGCAG GCTAGAGGTGGAGGCCATGGTGGAGGTAGACGGTAGCAGCAGCACAAGGAGAGAGCGTTCACCAACAGATGACCGTTATGCCCAGAGGCAAGAGGAAGCCgaggggacaggagaggaaacggAAACAAAGATGGAGCCAAAGTTAGGGGCAGTCACGAGGGCAGAAGTAGGAGATGATGAAGTAGAAGAAGATGACTTGTTTGAGGTACAAGAAGAAGCTGCCATTCAGGAACCAtctgaaaatatattcaagAAAAGTGAAGTCGCTGAGGCAAAGCCAAACCGCCTGACATCAGAagtgaagaaagaggaggagatgggggtAGATGAAGGAGACGATGTGGTGTTGGGAGCGGAGGCCAGGCCGAGGGCCGACTCGGCATCGTCTCTTTCCTTCATGGTTCGGCAGGAGAGCTGCGaggctcctccctccctgtacAGAGACATCTGGAGCTTGCGAGCCTCTCTGGAGCAGTATGCCTCCTCAGACCAGAGCAGTACGGATCGAGAGTCCATCCGCAGCGACGCAGACAGTATCTCCTCCCTTGGGGGTGCAGGAGCTCGCTCCGGTCTGGACAGCTGCTTGTCCCAAGACCTGGATGATGAAcctgagggagagggggagtcGGAGACGCTAGAAGGGGGAGCGAGAAGGGCTTCGGGTGGGGACAGCGACATGGGAAgtgggacaggaggagagagtgaggcgGGCAGCCGTAAGCTCCTCCAGATGGACAGCGGCTATGCCTCCATTGAAGCCCCGTCCAGGGCCCCGGAAGACCTGAGGCTGTTTGGGGCCCCTGGAGGCCCCCGGGGGAAGACGGCGTCCGAAAGGAGGCTGTTCTTCACCAGCTCCGGGAGAAAAGGTTCGGTGTGTGAGAGCATTGAGGCCAAGCTGTttcaggaggagctggaggatgaGATGGCAGACAGCACCGAGACAGAG AAACCTCTTGAATCAGGACAGCTGCAATCCCAGCCGACTTCACCGCTGCTGTCGCCGCTCCCACAGCCGTCTCCTCCTCACCGGCCCCGTCTCCGCCGCCGTGACTACAGCATCGACGAGAAGACGGACGCTCTGTTCAACGAGTTCCTCCGTCACGATCCGCGGTTCGACCAGCAGGACTCTCCGCTGCGCTCCAGGCACCGATCCAGAGTCCACCTCCGCAAGCAGTGGCAGAGACACAAGCAATACAGCGACCCGGGGTCGGGCGCTGGGGGCAGGTACTCCCCCTCTTTGGAGAGACAGAGGTTCATCCCGCTACGCAGAGGGGACAGCGCTGGTTACCCTCTTGACACCAGATACCACAGTACGCTGTCACGCATAGCCAGTGCTGCCGATGAAGAAGCCAGTGAGGTAGCAGCTTGTGAGGAAGCAACCGACGACGGCATGGAGAGTAAAGATCCATCTAATGAGAGAGTTGCAGGAGAGGACACAGAAAGCGCGGCCAAATCAGCCTCTGAAGACACAGACGGGTCAAAAGATGGTTCGAAGTGTGCAGAGTCGACCACTGAGGGCCATGACAGTGCAAATAAGGACACAGGAAGGGAACCCGCTAGCCTGTCATCGACCTCTTCGACCTCTTCGACCGCACAGGCCAGCTGCATGGACCCAAGAGTCGACAACAGGAACAACAACAGCAGTCAAGCTATTCTATCAGATGTTTCCTCCTCCAGCATCCGTCCGTCCCTCACACACAGTGCCCATGTGACTCTTCCGGATGCTTCTAAAAAGTCCACAGACCCTCCCAGTCTCCCTCCACACCCCATCCTGCGGGCCCAGAGCAGCCTGACGGACAAGCTGGCTGCGTCGGTGGAGGAGCGGCTCTACACCGGGCTGAGGAGCGTGGAGCAGCGCCTGGGCCCGGGAGGGACGGAGCGCGTGGTTACCGTGTCCCACGCTGCCTCTCCTGGCCACAGTCCTGTATAG